One Polaribacter sp. KT25b DNA segment encodes these proteins:
- a CDS encoding GLPGLI family protein, whose protein sequence is MKTIITTLAIFIVTTISAQEFIGKAIYKTSRKSNVKFGGENSTMSEKQTKEIEARLQKMNQKTFILQFDKSTSIYKEEVTLSVPKPSAKGVKVVSFFSGDDTESVYYKNLKEKRFANKTAIMGKPFLVKDSLPIYEWQLSSETKNIGLYTCFKASFSKDVENITTTLVNGKLEEVKKIETIVTTAWYTMQVPISNGPSTFYGLPGLILEINDGTKMIVCTEIIMNPSEKIKIEEPEKGKIVNQADFDEISEKKSKEMMERFSGREGVDIGNGVNIRMIGN, encoded by the coding sequence ATGAAAACAATAATTACAACACTTGCTATTTTTATAGTAACAACTATTTCGGCACAAGAATTTATTGGAAAAGCAATTTATAAAACCAGTAGAAAATCGAATGTTAAATTTGGCGGAGAAAATTCAACAATGTCAGAGAAACAGACAAAAGAAATTGAAGCTAGATTGCAAAAAATGAATCAGAAAACATTTATTCTTCAGTTTGATAAAAGCACTTCTATTTATAAAGAAGAAGTAACTTTAAGTGTTCCAAAACCTAGCGCAAAAGGTGTAAAAGTAGTGTCGTTTTTTTCTGGAGATGATACAGAATCTGTTTATTACAAAAATTTAAAAGAAAAAAGATTTGCTAATAAAACCGCAATAATGGGTAAACCTTTTTTAGTAAAAGATTCTTTACCAATTTATGAATGGCAATTATCATCAGAAACAAAAAATATTGGTTTGTATACTTGTTTTAAAGCTAGTTTTTCTAAAGATGTAGAAAATATAACTACTACTTTAGTAAACGGGAAGTTAGAAGAAGTTAAGAAAATCGAAACAATTGTAACAACAGCTTGGTACACAATGCAAGTGCCAATTAGTAACGGACCAAGTACTTTTTATGGTTTGCCAGGTTTAATTTTAGAAATTAATGATGGAACTAAAATGATTGTTTGTACAGAAATTATTATGAATCCATCAGAAAAAATTAAAATTGAAGAACCAGAGAAAGGAAAAATCGTAAATCAGGCAGATTTTGATGAAATTAGTGAAAAAAAATCGAAAGAAATGATGGAACGTTTTAGCGGTAGAGAAGGTGTTGATATTGGAAATGGTGTAAATATTAGAATGATTGGTAATTAA
- a CDS encoding GLPGLI family protein, producing the protein MKSLFTILFALVTITTFAQKDFQGKAIYMSKTSIDLDNFGGRDGRQVSEAQKKQFLERMKSQLEKTFILDFDKSSSLYKEDAKLEAPTTGGGRGPRFGGFSSQGTKYKNTKDKVALEATEFFGKKFLISDEMVQPEWELGAETKQIGNYTCYKATLLKDPNPLDFSNFRRPRNDDKDDKKEDAEKEEVKQILVTAWYTPQIPVSNGPGEYWGLPGLILEINEGTTTILCTEIVMNPSEKAAIEAPKKGKKITREKYSETVTKKMEELRQNFQGRGNRGGGRGRN; encoded by the coding sequence ATGAAATCATTATTTACAATCCTTTTTGCACTAGTAACAATAACAACTTTTGCTCAGAAAGATTTTCAAGGAAAAGCAATTTACATGTCTAAAACTTCTATTGATTTAGATAATTTTGGAGGCAGAGATGGAAGGCAAGTGTCTGAGGCTCAGAAAAAACAGTTTTTAGAAAGAATGAAATCTCAATTAGAGAAAACTTTTATTCTAGATTTTGATAAATCTTCATCTCTTTATAAAGAAGATGCTAAATTAGAAGCACCAACAACAGGTGGTGGTAGAGGTCCAAGATTTGGTGGTTTTTCTAGCCAAGGAACAAAATATAAAAACACAAAAGATAAAGTAGCTTTAGAAGCTACAGAATTTTTTGGTAAAAAGTTTTTAATTTCTGATGAAATGGTTCAACCAGAATGGGAACTTGGCGCAGAAACTAAACAAATAGGAAACTATACATGTTATAAAGCAACATTACTTAAAGACCCAAATCCGTTAGACTTTTCTAATTTTAGAAGACCAAGAAATGATGATAAAGATGATAAAAAAGAAGATGCAGAAAAGGAAGAAGTAAAACAAATATTGGTAACAGCATGGTATACACCACAGATACCTGTTAGTAATGGTCCTGGAGAATATTGGGGTTTACCAGGTTTAATTTTAGAAATTAATGAAGGTACAACAACTATTTTATGTACAGAAATAGTAATGAATCCATCAGAAAAAGCTGCAATAGAAGCACCAAAAAAAGGTAAAAAGATTACTAGAGAAAAATATAGCGAAACTGTAACTAAGAAAATGGAAGAGTTGAGACAAAATTTTCAAGGAAGAGGTAATCGTGGTGGAGGAAGAGGACGTAATTAA